A single genomic interval of Oncorhynchus mykiss isolate Arlee chromosome 13, USDA_OmykA_1.1, whole genome shotgun sequence harbors:
- the LOC110486162 gene encoding coatomer subunit zeta-1 isoform X10, with protein MKEQKNFEKNVFNKTHKADNEIAFVEGMTIVYKCSIDLFFYVVGSAQENELMLMAVLNCLFESLGQILRKNVERRCLLDNMDGVFLVVDEIIDGGVILESDPQQVIQKVNYRVRQLQSLTVSTVWMNTWILIWGQYLKTQMTIGNGDFYFQTNRRGDCVSWIVVESDNLYV; from the exons ATGAAGGAGCAGAAGAACTTTGAAAAGAACGTTTTCAACAAGACACACAAAGCTGACA atgaGATTGCCTTCGTGGAGGGGATGACGATCGTGTATAAGTGCAGCATCGACCTATTCTTCTACGTGGTGGGCAGTGCACAGGAGAATGAG CTCATGCTCATGGCTGTACTGAACTGTCTGTTTGAGTCCCTCGGTCAAATCCTAAG GAAAAATGTGGAGAGAAGGTGCCTATTGGACAACATGGACGGCGTCTTCTTAGTAGTGGACGAAATTATTGACGGGGG GGTGATCTTGGAAAGCGACCCCCAACAGGTCATCCAGAAGGTCAATTACAGGGTAAGACAGCTACAGTCACTGACTGTGTCTACTGTATGGATGAATACATGGATTCTGATATGGGGACAATACTTGAAGACACAGATGACTATAGGAAATGGTGATTTTTATTTTCAGACCAACAGACGTGGGGATTGTGTCTCGTGGATTGTTGTTGAATCTGACAACCTGTATGTTTGA
- the LOC110486162 gene encoding coatomer subunit zeta-1 isoform X9: MKEQKNFEKNVFNKTHKADTDEIAFVEGMTIVYKCSIDLFFYVVGSAQENELMLMAVLNCLFESLGQILRKNVERRCLLDNMDGVFLVVDEIIDGGVILESDPQQVIQKVNYRVRQLQSLTVSTVWMNTWILIWGQYLKTQMTIGNGDFYFQTNRRGDCVSWIVVESDNLYV, from the exons ATGAAGGAGCAGAAGAACTTTGAAAAGAACGTTTTCAACAAGACACACAAAGCTGACA cagatgaGATTGCCTTCGTGGAGGGGATGACGATCGTGTATAAGTGCAGCATCGACCTATTCTTCTACGTGGTGGGCAGTGCACAGGAGAATGAG CTCATGCTCATGGCTGTACTGAACTGTCTGTTTGAGTCCCTCGGTCAAATCCTAAG GAAAAATGTGGAGAGAAGGTGCCTATTGGACAACATGGACGGCGTCTTCTTAGTAGTGGACGAAATTATTGACGGGGG GGTGATCTTGGAAAGCGACCCCCAACAGGTCATCCAGAAGGTCAATTACAGGGTAAGACAGCTACAGTCACTGACTGTGTCTACTGTATGGATGAATACATGGATTCTGATATGGGGACAATACTTGAAGACACAGATGACTATAGGAAATGGTGATTTTTATTTTCAGACCAACAGACGTGGGGATTGTGTCTCGTGGATTGTTGTTGAATCTGACAACCTGTATGTTTGA
- the LOC110486162 gene encoding coatomer subunit zeta-1 isoform X3, whose amino-acid sequence MTAQTCPRQHQRTTMEIASLEPSLYTVKAVFILDNDGNRLLSKYYDTELYPSMKEQKNFEKNVFNKTHKADTDEIAFVEGMTIVYKCSIDLFFYVVGSAQENELMLMAVLNCLFESLGQILRKNVERRCLLDNMDGVFLVVDEIIDGGVILESDPQQVIQKVNYRADENPLSEQSVAQHITDKLAMTSNLEPNFKRQYLEKPLRDMELS is encoded by the exons ATGACAGCTCAAACCTGTCCACGTCAACACCAGAGAACCACTATGGAGATCGCGTCTTTG GAACCCTCGCTGTACACCGTGAAAGCGGTCTTCATTCTGGACAACGATGGCAATAGACTTCTATCAAAG TACTACGACACAGAGCTCTACCCCTCCATGAAGGAGCAGAAGAACTTTGAAAAGAACGTTTTCAACAAGACACACAAAGCTGACA cagatgaGATTGCCTTCGTGGAGGGGATGACGATCGTGTATAAGTGCAGCATCGACCTATTCTTCTACGTGGTGGGCAGTGCACAGGAGAATGAG CTCATGCTCATGGCTGTACTGAACTGTCTGTTTGAGTCCCTCGGTCAAATCCTAAG GAAAAATGTGGAGAGAAGGTGCCTATTGGACAACATGGACGGCGTCTTCTTAGTAGTGGACGAAATTATTGACGGGGG GGTGATCTTGGAAAGCGACCCCCAACAGGTCATCCAGAAGGTCAATTACAGG GCGGATGAGAACCCACTGTCAGAGCAGAGCGTGGCTCAG CACATTACGGACAAATTGGCTATGACCTCCAAT TTGGAACCAAACTTCAAACGACAATACCTTGAAAAGCCTCTAAGAGACATGGAATTGTCATG a
- the LOC110486162 gene encoding coatomer subunit zeta-1 isoform X7, which translates to MTAQTCPRQHQRTTMEIASLEPSLYTVKAVFILDNDGNRLLSKYYDTELYPSMKEQKNFEKNVFNKTHKADNEIAFVEGMTIVYKCSIDLFFYVVGSAQENELMLMAVLNCLFESLGQILRKNVERRCLLDNMDGVFLVVDEIIDGGVILESDPQQVIQKVNYRADENPLSEQSVAQIMQSAKEQIKWSILK; encoded by the exons ATGACAGCTCAAACCTGTCCACGTCAACACCAGAGAACCACTATGGAGATCGCGTCTTTG GAACCCTCGCTGTACACCGTGAAAGCGGTCTTCATTCTGGACAACGATGGCAATAGACTTCTATCAAAG TACTACGACACAGAGCTCTACCCCTCCATGAAGGAGCAGAAGAACTTTGAAAAGAACGTTTTCAACAAGACACACAAAGCTGACA atgaGATTGCCTTCGTGGAGGGGATGACGATCGTGTATAAGTGCAGCATCGACCTATTCTTCTACGTGGTGGGCAGTGCACAGGAGAATGAG CTCATGCTCATGGCTGTACTGAACTGTCTGTTTGAGTCCCTCGGTCAAATCCTAAG GAAAAATGTGGAGAGAAGGTGCCTATTGGACAACATGGACGGCGTCTTCTTAGTAGTGGACGAAATTATTGACGGGGG GGTGATCTTGGAAAGCGACCCCCAACAGGTCATCCAGAAGGTCAATTACAGG GCGGATGAGAACCCACTGTCAGAGCAGAGCGTGGCTCAG ataATGCAGTCTGCCAAAGAACAAATAAAGTGGTCAATACTCAAATGA
- the LOC110486162 gene encoding coatomer subunit zeta-1 isoform X4: protein MTAQTCPRQHQRTTMEIASLEPSLYTVKAVFILDNDGNRLLSKYYDTELYPSMKEQKNFEKNVFNKTHKADTDEIAFVEGMTIVYKCSIDLFFYVVGSAQENELMLMAVLNCLFESLGQILRKNVERRCLLDNMDGVFLVVDEIIDGGVILESDPQQVIQKVNYRADENPLSEQSVAQHITDKLAMTSNIMQSAKEQIKWSILK, encoded by the exons ATGACAGCTCAAACCTGTCCACGTCAACACCAGAGAACCACTATGGAGATCGCGTCTTTG GAACCCTCGCTGTACACCGTGAAAGCGGTCTTCATTCTGGACAACGATGGCAATAGACTTCTATCAAAG TACTACGACACAGAGCTCTACCCCTCCATGAAGGAGCAGAAGAACTTTGAAAAGAACGTTTTCAACAAGACACACAAAGCTGACA cagatgaGATTGCCTTCGTGGAGGGGATGACGATCGTGTATAAGTGCAGCATCGACCTATTCTTCTACGTGGTGGGCAGTGCACAGGAGAATGAG CTCATGCTCATGGCTGTACTGAACTGTCTGTTTGAGTCCCTCGGTCAAATCCTAAG GAAAAATGTGGAGAGAAGGTGCCTATTGGACAACATGGACGGCGTCTTCTTAGTAGTGGACGAAATTATTGACGGGGG GGTGATCTTGGAAAGCGACCCCCAACAGGTCATCCAGAAGGTCAATTACAGG GCGGATGAGAACCCACTGTCAGAGCAGAGCGTGGCTCAG CACATTACGGACAAATTGGCTATGACCTCCAAT ataATGCAGTCTGCCAAAGAACAAATAAAGTGGTCAATACTCAAATGA
- the LOC110486162 gene encoding coatomer subunit zeta-1 isoform X1 → MTAQTCPRQHQRTTMEIASLEPSLYTVKAVFILDNDGNRLLSKYYDTELYPSMKEQKNFEKNVFNKTHKADTDEIAFVEGMTIVYKCSIDLFFYVVGSAQENELMLMAVLNCLFESLGQILRKNVERRCLLDNMDGVFLVVDEIIDGGVILESDPQQVIQKVNYRVRQLQSLTVSTVWMNTWILIWGQYLKTQMTIGNGDFYFQTNRRGDCVSWIVVESDNLYV, encoded by the exons ATGACAGCTCAAACCTGTCCACGTCAACACCAGAGAACCACTATGGAGATCGCGTCTTTG GAACCCTCGCTGTACACCGTGAAAGCGGTCTTCATTCTGGACAACGATGGCAATAGACTTCTATCAAAG TACTACGACACAGAGCTCTACCCCTCCATGAAGGAGCAGAAGAACTTTGAAAAGAACGTTTTCAACAAGACACACAAAGCTGACA cagatgaGATTGCCTTCGTGGAGGGGATGACGATCGTGTATAAGTGCAGCATCGACCTATTCTTCTACGTGGTGGGCAGTGCACAGGAGAATGAG CTCATGCTCATGGCTGTACTGAACTGTCTGTTTGAGTCCCTCGGTCAAATCCTAAG GAAAAATGTGGAGAGAAGGTGCCTATTGGACAACATGGACGGCGTCTTCTTAGTAGTGGACGAAATTATTGACGGGGG GGTGATCTTGGAAAGCGACCCCCAACAGGTCATCCAGAAGGTCAATTACAGGGTAAGACAGCTACAGTCACTGACTGTGTCTACTGTATGGATGAATACATGGATTCTGATATGGGGACAATACTTGAAGACACAGATGACTATAGGAAATGGTGATTTTTATTTTCAGACCAACAGACGTGGGGATTGTGTCTCGTGGATTGTTGTTGAATCTGACAACCTGTATGTTTGA
- the LOC110486162 gene encoding coatomer subunit zeta-1 isoform X2, translated as MTAQTCPRQHQRTTMEIASLEPSLYTVKAVFILDNDGNRLLSKYYDTELYPSMKEQKNFEKNVFNKTHKADNEIAFVEGMTIVYKCSIDLFFYVVGSAQENELMLMAVLNCLFESLGQILRKNVERRCLLDNMDGVFLVVDEIIDGGVILESDPQQVIQKVNYRVRQLQSLTVSTVWMNTWILIWGQYLKTQMTIGNGDFYFQTNRRGDCVSWIVVESDNLYV; from the exons ATGACAGCTCAAACCTGTCCACGTCAACACCAGAGAACCACTATGGAGATCGCGTCTTTG GAACCCTCGCTGTACACCGTGAAAGCGGTCTTCATTCTGGACAACGATGGCAATAGACTTCTATCAAAG TACTACGACACAGAGCTCTACCCCTCCATGAAGGAGCAGAAGAACTTTGAAAAGAACGTTTTCAACAAGACACACAAAGCTGACA atgaGATTGCCTTCGTGGAGGGGATGACGATCGTGTATAAGTGCAGCATCGACCTATTCTTCTACGTGGTGGGCAGTGCACAGGAGAATGAG CTCATGCTCATGGCTGTACTGAACTGTCTGTTTGAGTCCCTCGGTCAAATCCTAAG GAAAAATGTGGAGAGAAGGTGCCTATTGGACAACATGGACGGCGTCTTCTTAGTAGTGGACGAAATTATTGACGGGGG GGTGATCTTGGAAAGCGACCCCCAACAGGTCATCCAGAAGGTCAATTACAGGGTAAGACAGCTACAGTCACTGACTGTGTCTACTGTATGGATGAATACATGGATTCTGATATGGGGACAATACTTGAAGACACAGATGACTATAGGAAATGGTGATTTTTATTTTCAGACCAACAGACGTGGGGATTGTGTCTCGTGGATTGTTGTTGAATCTGACAACCTGTATGTTTGA
- the LOC110486162 gene encoding coatomer subunit zeta-1 isoform X6, with protein MTAQTCPRQHQRTTMEIASLEPSLYTVKAVFILDNDGNRLLSKYYDTELYPSMKEQKNFEKNVFNKTHKADTDEIAFVEGMTIVYKCSIDLFFYVVGSAQENELMLMAVLNCLFESLGQILRKNVERRCLLDNMDGVFLVVDEIIDGGVILESDPQQVIQKVNYRADENPLSEQSVAQIMQSAKEQIKWSILK; from the exons ATGACAGCTCAAACCTGTCCACGTCAACACCAGAGAACCACTATGGAGATCGCGTCTTTG GAACCCTCGCTGTACACCGTGAAAGCGGTCTTCATTCTGGACAACGATGGCAATAGACTTCTATCAAAG TACTACGACACAGAGCTCTACCCCTCCATGAAGGAGCAGAAGAACTTTGAAAAGAACGTTTTCAACAAGACACACAAAGCTGACA cagatgaGATTGCCTTCGTGGAGGGGATGACGATCGTGTATAAGTGCAGCATCGACCTATTCTTCTACGTGGTGGGCAGTGCACAGGAGAATGAG CTCATGCTCATGGCTGTACTGAACTGTCTGTTTGAGTCCCTCGGTCAAATCCTAAG GAAAAATGTGGAGAGAAGGTGCCTATTGGACAACATGGACGGCGTCTTCTTAGTAGTGGACGAAATTATTGACGGGGG GGTGATCTTGGAAAGCGACCCCCAACAGGTCATCCAGAAGGTCAATTACAGG GCGGATGAGAACCCACTGTCAGAGCAGAGCGTGGCTCAG ataATGCAGTCTGCCAAAGAACAAATAAAGTGGTCAATACTCAAATGA
- the LOC110486162 gene encoding coatomer subunit zeta-1 isoform X5, with product MTAQTCPRQHQRTTMEIASLEPSLYTVKAVFILDNDGNRLLSKYYDTELYPSMKEQKNFEKNVFNKTHKADNEIAFVEGMTIVYKCSIDLFFYVVGSAQENELMLMAVLNCLFESLGQILRKNVERRCLLDNMDGVFLVVDEIIDGGVILESDPQQVIQKVNYRADENPLSEQSVAQHITDKLAMTSNIMQSAKEQIKWSILK from the exons ATGACAGCTCAAACCTGTCCACGTCAACACCAGAGAACCACTATGGAGATCGCGTCTTTG GAACCCTCGCTGTACACCGTGAAAGCGGTCTTCATTCTGGACAACGATGGCAATAGACTTCTATCAAAG TACTACGACACAGAGCTCTACCCCTCCATGAAGGAGCAGAAGAACTTTGAAAAGAACGTTTTCAACAAGACACACAAAGCTGACA atgaGATTGCCTTCGTGGAGGGGATGACGATCGTGTATAAGTGCAGCATCGACCTATTCTTCTACGTGGTGGGCAGTGCACAGGAGAATGAG CTCATGCTCATGGCTGTACTGAACTGTCTGTTTGAGTCCCTCGGTCAAATCCTAAG GAAAAATGTGGAGAGAAGGTGCCTATTGGACAACATGGACGGCGTCTTCTTAGTAGTGGACGAAATTATTGACGGGGG GGTGATCTTGGAAAGCGACCCCCAACAGGTCATCCAGAAGGTCAATTACAGG GCGGATGAGAACCCACTGTCAGAGCAGAGCGTGGCTCAG CACATTACGGACAAATTGGCTATGACCTCCAAT ataATGCAGTCTGCCAAAGAACAAATAAAGTGGTCAATACTCAAATGA
- the LOC110486162 gene encoding coatomer subunit zeta-1 isoform X8, protein MTAQTCPRQHQRTTMEIASLEPSLYTVKAVFILDNDGNRLLSKYYDTELYPSMKEQKNFEKNVFNKTHKADTDEIAFVEGMTIVYKCSIDLFFYVVGSAQENELMLMAVLNCLFESLGQILRKNVERRCLLDNMDGVFLVVDEIIDGGVILESDPQQVIQKVNYRTNRRGDCVSWIVVESDNLYV, encoded by the exons ATGACAGCTCAAACCTGTCCACGTCAACACCAGAGAACCACTATGGAGATCGCGTCTTTG GAACCCTCGCTGTACACCGTGAAAGCGGTCTTCATTCTGGACAACGATGGCAATAGACTTCTATCAAAG TACTACGACACAGAGCTCTACCCCTCCATGAAGGAGCAGAAGAACTTTGAAAAGAACGTTTTCAACAAGACACACAAAGCTGACA cagatgaGATTGCCTTCGTGGAGGGGATGACGATCGTGTATAAGTGCAGCATCGACCTATTCTTCTACGTGGTGGGCAGTGCACAGGAGAATGAG CTCATGCTCATGGCTGTACTGAACTGTCTGTTTGAGTCCCTCGGTCAAATCCTAAG GAAAAATGTGGAGAGAAGGTGCCTATTGGACAACATGGACGGCGTCTTCTTAGTAGTGGACGAAATTATTGACGGGGG GGTGATCTTGGAAAGCGACCCCCAACAGGTCATCCAGAAGGTCAATTACAGG ACCAACAGACGTGGGGATTGTGTCTCGTGGATTGTTGTTGAATCTGACAACCTGTATGTTTGA